The Ensifer adhaerens genome contains a region encoding:
- a CDS encoding GcvT family protein: MSKPIPSKARAVIIGGGVSGCSVAYHLAKLGWTDVVLLERKQLTSGTTWHAAGLIGQLRASQNMTRLAKYSADLYVKLEAETGISTGMRQNGSITVALTEERKEEIYRQASLARAFNVDVREITPDEVKAMYPHLNTSDVKAAVHLPLDGQCDPANIAMALAKGARQNGATIIEGVKVTSVLKKDGRVTGVTCEQNGESYTIETDHVVNCAGMWGREFARQSGVTVPLHACEHFYIVTEAIPELKRLPVLRVPDECTYYKEDAGKMLIGAFELKAKPWGMDGIREDFCFDQLPDDFDHFAPILEMAVNRMPMLETAGIHTFFNGPESFTPDDRYYLGEAPEVKGYWVAAGYNSIGIVSSGGAGMALAQWMNDGEPPFDLWEVDIRRAQPFQKNRAYLKDRVSETLGLLYADHFPYRQMATARGVRRSPLHEHLKARGAVFGEVAGWERANWFAKGGQSREYRYSWKRQNWFENQRDEHLAVRNGVGLFDMTSFGKIRVEGRDALSFLQRLCANEMNVEPGRIVYTQMLNARGGIESDLTVTRLSETAFLLVVPGATLQRDLAWLRKHLTDEFVVITDVGAGESVLCVMGPKARELMQKVSPNDFSNAGHPFGTAREIEVGMGLARAHRVTYVGELGWELYVSTDQTAHVFEALEAAGQDLGLKLCGIHTLDSCRIEKAFRHFGHDITDEDHVLEAGLGFAVKADKGDFIGREAVLAKHNRGLSRRLVQFRLADPEPLLFHNEAIVRDGKIVGTITSGNYGHHLGGAIGLGYVPSEGESAEDVLGSSFEIEIAGTRVKAEASLKPMYDPRAERVRM; this comes from the coding sequence ATGAGCAAGCCCATTCCCTCGAAAGCCCGCGCAGTCATCATCGGTGGCGGCGTCTCCGGCTGTTCCGTCGCCTATCACCTCGCCAAGCTCGGCTGGACCGATGTGGTTCTGCTTGAGCGCAAGCAGCTGACCTCCGGTACCACCTGGCATGCGGCCGGCCTGATCGGTCAGCTTCGCGCCTCGCAGAACATGACGCGGCTCGCGAAATACTCGGCCGACCTCTACGTCAAGCTCGAGGCCGAAACCGGCATTTCCACCGGCATGCGCCAGAACGGCTCGATCACCGTGGCACTGACGGAAGAACGCAAGGAAGAGATCTACCGCCAGGCATCGCTGGCGCGCGCCTTCAATGTCGACGTGCGCGAGATCACGCCTGACGAGGTCAAGGCGATGTATCCGCACCTCAACACCTCGGATGTGAAGGCGGCGGTGCATCTGCCGCTCGATGGCCAGTGCGACCCGGCCAACATCGCCATGGCGCTCGCCAAGGGCGCCCGGCAAAACGGCGCAACGATCATCGAAGGTGTCAAGGTGACATCCGTCCTGAAGAAGGACGGCCGGGTCACCGGCGTCACCTGCGAGCAGAATGGCGAGAGCTACACGATCGAGACCGATCATGTCGTCAACTGCGCCGGCATGTGGGGCAGGGAGTTTGCGCGGCAATCGGGCGTCACGGTGCCGCTGCACGCCTGCGAGCATTTCTACATCGTCACCGAGGCGATCCCGGAGCTGAAGCGCCTGCCGGTTCTGCGCGTGCCGGACGAGTGCACCTACTACAAGGAAGATGCCGGCAAGATGCTGATCGGGGCCTTCGAGCTCAAGGCCAAGCCCTGGGGAATGGACGGCATCCGCGAGGATTTCTGCTTCGACCAGTTGCCGGACGATTTCGACCACTTCGCGCCGATCCTCGAAATGGCGGTCAACCGCATGCCGATGCTGGAAACGGCTGGGATCCATACCTTCTTCAACGGCCCGGAAAGCTTTACGCCCGACGACCGCTACTATCTCGGCGAAGCGCCGGAGGTGAAGGGATACTGGGTCGCGGCCGGCTACAATTCGATCGGCATCGTTTCCTCGGGCGGCGCCGGCATGGCGCTCGCCCAATGGATGAATGACGGCGAGCCGCCCTTCGATCTCTGGGAGGTGGATATCCGCCGGGCGCAGCCGTTCCAGAAGAACCGCGCGTATCTGAAAGACCGCGTCTCGGAAACGCTCGGCCTGCTCTACGCCGACCATTTCCCCTATCGCCAGATGGCGACCGCGCGCGGGGTGCGCCGTTCGCCGCTGCACGAGCATCTGAAAGCTCGCGGCGCTGTCTTCGGTGAAGTCGCCGGATGGGAACGCGCCAACTGGTTTGCGAAGGGAGGCCAGTCGCGCGAGTACCGCTATTCATGGAAGCGGCAGAACTGGTTCGAGAACCAGAGGGACGAGCATCTTGCGGTGCGAAACGGCGTCGGCCTGTTCGACATGACCTCCTTCGGCAAGATCCGGGTTGAAGGGCGCGATGCGCTTTCCTTCCTGCAGCGGCTCTGCGCCAACGAGATGAACGTCGAGCCCGGCCGGATCGTCTATACCCAGATGCTCAACGCCCGCGGCGGCATCGAGAGCGACCTGACGGTGACGCGGCTGTCGGAAACCGCCTTCCTGCTGGTCGTGCCCGGTGCCACGCTCCAGCGCGACCTCGCCTGGCTGCGCAAGCATCTGACGGACGAGTTCGTGGTGATCACTGATGTCGGCGCTGGCGAAAGCGTGCTCTGCGTCATGGGGCCGAAGGCGCGTGAGCTCATGCAGAAGGTGAGCCCGAACGATTTTTCCAACGCGGGGCATCCGTTCGGCACGGCGCGCGAGATCGAGGTCGGCATGGGCCTCGCCCGCGCCCACCGCGTCACCTATGTCGGCGAGCTCGGCTGGGAGCTCTATGTCTCGACCGACCAGACGGCGCATGTGTTCGAGGCGCTGGAGGCGGCGGGGCAGGACCTGGGCCTCAAGCTCTGCGGCATCCACACACTGGATAGCTGCCGCATCGAAAAGGCCTTCCGCCATTTCGGCCACGACATCACCGACGAAGATCATGTGCTCGAAGCCGGACTCGGCTTTGCGGTCAAGGCCGACAAGGGCGATTTCATCGGCCGCGAGGCGGTGCTTGCCAAGCACAATCGCGGGCTTTCGCGCCGGCTGGTGCAGTTTCGGCTCGCAGATCCAGAGCCGCTGCTCTTCCACAACGAGGCGATCGTTCGCGACGGCAAGATCGTCGGCACGATCACGTCAGGCAATTACGGCCACCACCTCGGCGGCGCCATCGGCCTCGGCTACGTGCCCTCGGAAGGCGAGAGCGCAGAGGACGTGCTCGGATCAAGCTTCGAGATCGAGATCGCCGGAACGCGGGTGAAGGCGGAGGCGTCGTTGAAGCCGATGTACGACCCGCGGGCGGAGCGGGTGCGGATGTAG
- a CDS encoding GcvT family protein, with protein MSNLPSHARVVIIGGGAIGASSLYHLAKAGWTDCVLLEKNELTAGSTWHAAGNVPTFSSSWSIMNMQRYSASLYRDLGALVDYPMNYHVTGSIRLGHSKERLQEFKRVVGMGRYQGMDLDILSPDEMRARYPFLETHELTGALYDPYDGDIDPAQLTQALAKGARDMGAKIIRFCPVTGARRENDEWVISTPQGEIRCEYVVNAAGYYAREVGKMFGRNVPMMVMSHQYILFDEIPELAAWSKEAGHKLPLLRDVDSSYYLRQEKNGMNLGPYERNCRAHWVTPDDPMPEDFSFQLFPDDLDRLEWYLNDAVERVPILGTAGLSRIINGPIPYAPDGNPLIGPMPGVPNAFEACVFTFGICQAGGAGKVLAEWITEGQTEWDMWSCDPRRYTDYTDQDYCIAKGMEIYGHEYAMHFPKHYWPAGRGKKLSPIHDRIAALGAQFKPYNGWERAMWYAKPGDDTSEEATQTWGREGPWAKRIEEECLAVRDAAGILDLPGFSRFRVKGEGATAWLSGLITGRVPKPGRIGLAYFADDKGRIVTEMSVMMLDEDFFFLITAATAQWHDFEWLMKHRPADAAFTIDDVTKSFSCQILTGPKSRAILAEVSEADLAKGWLTHQTAQIAGRYCQLVRVSFAGELGWEIHTKVEDTAAIFDAVWAAGQKHGLKPFGMEALDSLRIEKGYRAWKGDLSTDYTILQGGLERFVDWGKPGFKGKAALEREKQQGVSKRFVTLTVAADGCDAPYMSTLWSDGQVVGETTSGNWGYRVGKSIALGMLRADLAVPGNEIEVEIFGDRFKATVEADQPLWDPSNERLRA; from the coding sequence ATGTCGAATTTGCCGTCGCACGCACGCGTCGTGATCATCGGTGGGGGAGCGATCGGGGCTTCCTCGCTTTACCATCTCGCCAAGGCCGGCTGGACCGACTGCGTGCTTCTGGAAAAGAACGAGCTGACGGCGGGCTCCACCTGGCATGCCGCCGGCAACGTGCCGACTTTCTCGTCCTCCTGGTCAATCATGAACATGCAGCGCTATTCAGCGTCGCTCTATCGTGACCTCGGCGCGCTCGTCGACTATCCGATGAACTATCACGTCACCGGCTCGATCCGGCTCGGCCATTCGAAGGAGCGGCTGCAGGAGTTCAAGCGCGTCGTCGGCATGGGGCGCTACCAGGGCATGGATCTCGATATCCTGTCGCCCGACGAGATGCGCGCCCGCTATCCGTTTCTCGAGACACACGAGCTGACCGGCGCGCTCTACGATCCCTATGACGGCGACATCGACCCGGCGCAGCTGACGCAGGCGCTCGCCAAGGGTGCGCGCGACATGGGCGCCAAGATCATCCGCTTCTGTCCGGTCACGGGCGCGCGCCGCGAAAACGACGAATGGGTCATCTCTACGCCGCAGGGCGAGATCCGCTGCGAATACGTCGTCAACGCCGCCGGCTACTACGCCCGCGAGGTCGGCAAGATGTTTGGCCGCAACGTGCCGATGATGGTGATGAGCCATCAGTATATCCTGTTCGACGAAATCCCGGAGCTTGCCGCCTGGTCGAAGGAGGCCGGCCACAAGCTGCCGCTGCTTCGTGACGTCGACAGCTCCTACTATCTCCGCCAGGAGAAGAACGGCATGAACCTCGGCCCCTACGAGCGCAACTGTCGCGCCCACTGGGTAACGCCTGACGATCCGATGCCGGAGGATTTTTCGTTCCAGCTCTTTCCGGACGATCTCGACCGGTTGGAATGGTACCTGAACGATGCCGTGGAGCGCGTGCCGATCCTCGGCACGGCCGGCCTTTCGCGGATCATCAATGGCCCGATCCCCTATGCACCCGACGGTAATCCGCTGATCGGCCCGATGCCGGGCGTGCCGAACGCCTTCGAAGCCTGCGTCTTCACTTTCGGTATCTGCCAGGCGGGTGGCGCCGGCAAGGTGCTCGCCGAATGGATCACCGAGGGCCAGACGGAGTGGGACATGTGGTCCTGCGATCCGCGCCGCTACACCGACTATACCGACCAGGATTATTGCATCGCCAAGGGCATGGAGATCTACGGCCACGAATACGCGATGCACTTTCCGAAGCATTACTGGCCAGCCGGGCGCGGCAAGAAGTTATCGCCGATCCACGACCGCATCGCCGCCCTCGGCGCCCAGTTCAAGCCCTATAACGGCTGGGAGCGTGCGATGTGGTACGCCAAACCAGGCGACGACACCTCGGAAGAGGCGACGCAGACCTGGGGCCGCGAAGGGCCTTGGGCCAAGCGCATCGAAGAAGAGTGCCTGGCCGTGCGCGATGCCGCCGGCATACTCGACCTGCCGGGCTTCTCGCGCTTCCGGGTAAAGGGCGAGGGCGCGACCGCATGGCTCTCCGGCCTCATCACAGGCCGCGTGCCGAAGCCTGGGCGCATCGGCCTGGCCTATTTCGCCGACGACAAGGGCCGGATCGTTACCGAGATGTCGGTGATGATGCTCGACGAAGACTTCTTCTTCCTCATCACCGCCGCAACCGCGCAGTGGCACGATTTCGAATGGCTGATGAAGCACCGGCCGGCCGACGCCGCCTTCACCATCGACGACGTCACCAAGTCCTTCTCCTGCCAGATCCTGACCGGGCCGAAGTCGCGCGCGATCCTCGCCGAGGTCAGCGAAGCGGATCTCGCCAAGGGCTGGCTCACGCACCAGACGGCGCAGATCGCCGGGCGCTATTGCCAGCTCGTGCGCGTCTCCTTCGCCGGCGAACTCGGCTGGGAGATCCATACCAAGGTGGAGGATACGGCCGCCATCTTCGACGCCGTCTGGGCGGCCGGTCAGAAGCATGGCCTCAAACCCTTCGGCATGGAAGCGCTCGACAGTCTGCGCATCGAGAAGGGCTACCGCGCCTGGAAGGGCGATCTGTCGACCGACTACACCATCCTGCAGGGTGGGCTGGAGCGCTTCGTCGACTGGGGCAAGCCCGGCTTCAAGGGCAAGGCGGCGCTGGAGCGTGAGAAGCAGCAGGGCGTTTCCAAACGCTTCGTGACGCTGACCGTCGCCGCCGACGGCTGCGATGCGCCCTATATGTCGACGCTCTGGTCGGACGGCCAGGTTGTCGGCGAGACCACCTCGGGCAACTGGGGCTACCGCGTCGGCAAGTCGATCGCGCTCGGCATGCTGCGCGCCGATCTCGCCGTGCCCGGCAACGAGATCGAGGTCGAGATCTTCGGCGATCGCTTCAAGGCGACGGTCGAGGCCGACCAGCCGCTCTGGGATCCCTCCAATGAAAGACTGCGCGCATGA
- a CDS encoding LysR family transcriptional regulator gives MQVELIETFLDLMESRSFNRTAERLNLTQSTVSHRVKALEAQFNRKLFTRNKGGTVPTAAGLRFLDYAKALQNQWHEATRAVTNAGALERSMRLGVQHDLAEAFAGEWMATIRRELPGIEIYMEADYSNQMNRDLGAGDLDLAILYTPHYLPDLYYERIGDLHYVMVSTEAQMLAEIRSESYIRSSFSPGFDRAHRLALPHLSAALLAAGQNMAITRLLRTLGGSAYVTAATAERLADDGFTARVQDAPVIPQTVYAATSLRTRHAHQHRKIIAAMADLLATLPVPNSEAG, from the coding sequence ATGCAGGTGGAGCTGATCGAAACCTTCCTGGACCTGATGGAGAGCCGCTCCTTCAACCGCACCGCCGAGCGCCTGAATCTCACCCAGTCGACCGTCTCACATCGGGTGAAGGCACTGGAAGCGCAGTTCAACCGCAAGCTCTTTACCCGCAACAAGGGTGGCACCGTGCCGACGGCCGCCGGCCTGCGCTTTCTAGATTACGCAAAAGCCCTGCAAAACCAATGGCATGAGGCCACACGCGCGGTCACCAATGCCGGCGCGCTGGAGCGCTCCATGCGGCTTGGTGTCCAGCATGATCTGGCGGAAGCCTTTGCCGGGGAATGGATGGCAACGATCCGCCGGGAGCTGCCCGGCATCGAGATCTATATGGAGGCGGACTACTCCAACCAGATGAACCGCGATCTCGGCGCTGGCGACCTGGATCTGGCGATCCTCTACACGCCCCACTACCTGCCCGATCTCTATTACGAAAGGATCGGCGATCTGCATTACGTGATGGTGAGCACGGAGGCGCAGATGCTCGCCGAGATCCGCTCCGAGAGCTACATCCGCTCAAGCTTTTCGCCAGGCTTCGATCGCGCCCACCGGCTGGCGCTGCCGCATCTCTCCGCAGCGCTGCTTGCCGCCGGCCAGAACATGGCGATCACCCGGCTGCTTCGCACACTCGGCGGATCGGCCTACGTGACGGCAGCAACGGCCGAGCGGCTGGCGGACGATGGATTTACTGCGCGCGTTCAGGACGCGCCCGTCATCCCGCAAACGGTCTATGCCGCCACCAGCCTGCGCACCCGCCACGCCCACCAGCACCGCAAGATCATCGCCGCCATGGCCGATCTGCTCGCGACGCTGCCGGTGCCGAATTCGGAAGCGGGTTAA
- a CDS encoding amino acid ABC transporter permease, whose amino-acid sequence MNFDTKLFFDALTMPVMLQGAGIAILLSILVQAASFLLCLPLAVALNSMAAVRRTAAQVYVWLFRSAPLILVLLIVWNGAPQLFPGLTRAPWYTPFVAAFIAFTLVTAAYMAEAMRGALAAIGQGQTDAARALGLNRWQTFFLVVLPQALRIVMPVLVNEFINLIKLTSLAYVISMREIMAVVNDAIASSFRFVEWYSAALVYYLAIVSILMFLQRLIQRRMA is encoded by the coding sequence ATGAACTTCGATACGAAACTGTTTTTCGATGCCCTGACCATGCCCGTCATGTTGCAGGGGGCGGGCATCGCCATCCTGCTGTCGATCCTGGTGCAGGCGGCGTCGTTCCTGCTCTGCCTGCCGCTGGCCGTCGCGCTCAATTCGATGGCGGCGGTCAGGCGCACAGCGGCGCAGGTCTATGTCTGGCTGTTTCGCTCGGCGCCGCTGATCCTCGTGCTCCTGATCGTCTGGAACGGCGCACCGCAGCTCTTTCCGGGGCTCACGCGGGCGCCCTGGTACACGCCCTTCGTCGCTGCCTTCATCGCGTTTACGCTGGTCACGGCCGCCTATATGGCGGAAGCGATGCGCGGGGCGCTTGCGGCGATCGGCCAGGGGCAGACGGATGCCGCCCGCGCGCTCGGGCTCAATCGCTGGCAGACCTTCTTTCTGGTGGTTCTGCCGCAGGCGCTGCGCATCGTCATGCCGGTGCTGGTCAACGAATTCATCAACCTGATCAAGCTGACCTCGCTCGCCTATGTAATCTCGATGCGCGAGATCATGGCGGTCGTCAACGACGCGATCGCCTCCAGCTTCCGCTTCGTCGAGTGGTATTCGGCAGCGCTGGTCTACTATCTCGCGATCGTTTCGATCCTGATGTTTCTGCAGCGGCTGATCCAGCGGCGCATGGCTTAA
- a CDS encoding transporter substrate-binding domain-containing protein, whose translation MIRLASCATLLTTAVLTAGAAQAEPPAFAADGEVGVCTTAAFPPLSFKEHPADAKPTGIDIEIAEALAAQWNAKVNYTVTEFAGLLPTLGAGRCDVIVSGIYINAKRRETYDGVPYMKSATAMVTKAGSDTIKAPEDLSGKVIALEAGAYYKEERIGPLNEALAAKGLPPVDVQEYPTQQAAYQQVLVGRVDATVTEEAEGAYRASRSDGALTLPYIWASDFKYGIYSRRDGGDAAAVKAGLKALKEKGFFGDLARKYGLDPALFDVDYDS comes from the coding sequence ATGATCAGACTGGCATCCTGCGCAACCCTTCTGACGACCGCCGTGCTTACGGCCGGCGCCGCACAGGCCGAGCCGCCGGCTTTCGCCGCCGATGGAGAGGTTGGCGTCTGCACCACCGCGGCCTTTCCGCCGCTTTCCTTCAAGGAGCATCCGGCCGATGCGAAGCCGACCGGCATCGACATCGAGATCGCCGAAGCGCTGGCCGCGCAATGGAATGCGAAGGTGAACTACACCGTCACCGAATTCGCCGGCCTCTTGCCGACGCTCGGGGCAGGGCGCTGCGACGTCATCGTCAGCGGCATCTACATCAACGCCAAGCGGCGCGAGACCTATGACGGCGTGCCCTACATGAAATCGGCGACCGCCATGGTCACCAAAGCGGGCAGCGATACGATCAAGGCGCCGGAGGATCTCAGCGGCAAGGTCATCGCGCTCGAAGCCGGCGCCTACTACAAGGAAGAGCGGATCGGGCCCTTAAACGAGGCGCTCGCGGCCAAGGGCCTGCCGCCGGTCGATGTGCAGGAATACCCGACCCAGCAGGCCGCCTACCAGCAGGTGCTCGTCGGCCGCGTCGATGCGACCGTAACGGAAGAGGCGGAGGGCGCCTATCGCGCGTCGCGCTCCGACGGCGCGCTCACGCTCCCCTATATCTGGGCCTCGGACTTCAAATACGGCATCTACAGCCGCCGTGACGGTGGCGATGCAGCCGCGGTGAAGGCAGGGCTGAAGGCGCTCAAGGAGAAGGGCTTCTTCGGCGATCTCGCCAGGAAATACGGGCTCGATCCGGCGCTCTTCGACGTCGACTACGACTCCTGA
- a CDS encoding GYD domain-containing protein, producing the protein MQRYISLMRLTSKGLAELADSGSRRKVSEDRVAALGGRSVAFYATLGTYDFVQVFEMPDNASMMQYVLTARRDGFVDPLILPAFDSQTYGDIVGRVSPAQ; encoded by the coding sequence ATGCAACGATACATCTCGCTGATGCGACTGACCTCGAAGGGACTGGCCGAGCTTGCCGATAGTGGCAGCCGGCGCAAGGTGAGCGAGGATCGGGTCGCAGCGCTCGGCGGCCGCTCGGTCGCCTTCTATGCCACGCTCGGGACCTATGACTTCGTCCAGGTTTTCGAGATGCCGGACAATGCGTCGATGATGCAATACGTGCTGACGGCGCGGCGCGACGGCTTCGTGGATCCGCTCATCCTTCCTGCCTTCGACAGCCAGACCTATGGCGACATCGTCGGCCGCGTTTCACCAGCACAATGA
- a CDS encoding cysteine hydrolase family protein has protein sequence MIEAQPFDFPYDGKLVPAQTALMVIDLQIDFCSANGYFASMGYDPAPLAAIVPAVNRVIAAARQAGCLIIHTRQGYRADLADMTPYEKWRRKRSGLENTQVLLRSSPGFQLLPELDVADTDVIIDKTCNSSFTYTDLEHVLRSQGITHMLFTGCTTDVCVHTTLREACDRNFQCLTISDCCASGEQWAHEAAINMISIENGIFGTVSTSDAVIAGLAKAAAR, from the coding sequence ATGATCGAGGCACAACCGTTTGATTTTCCTTATGATGGAAAGCTGGTTCCGGCGCAGACGGCGCTGATGGTGATCGATCTGCAGATCGACTTCTGCTCGGCCAACGGTTACTTCGCCTCGATGGGCTACGATCCGGCGCCGCTGGCCGCGATCGTGCCCGCGGTCAACCGGGTGATTGCGGCCGCACGGCAAGCCGGCTGCCTGATCATCCACACGCGCCAGGGCTACCGCGCCGATCTCGCCGACATGACGCCTTACGAGAAATGGCGGCGCAAGCGCTCCGGACTTGAGAACACGCAGGTGCTTTTGCGTTCCAGCCCCGGCTTCCAGTTGCTTCCGGAACTCGATGTCGCCGACACCGACGTCATCATCGACAAGACCTGCAACAGTTCCTTCACCTATACGGATCTCGAGCATGTCTTGAGATCCCAGGGCATCACCCACATGCTCTTTACCGGCTGCACCACGGACGTTTGTGTGCATACGACGCTGCGCGAAGCCTGCGACCGCAATTTCCAGTGCCTGACGATTTCAGACTGCTGCGCCAGCGGCGAGCAGTGGGCGCATGAGGCGGCGATCAACATGATCTCGATCGAGAACGGCATCTTCGGCACGGTCTCGACCAGTGATGCCGTTATTGCCGGACTGGCCAAGGCCGCCGCCCGCTAG
- a CDS encoding LysR substrate-binding domain-containing protein, whose product MKALHFLPYIRAFEAVARIGSVRQAADELGLSPGAVSLQLRRLSETTGLTLLEKSGRNIKLTAAGREFAQTVSHAIGNLAAAVEDGTDRRLESHQRKLTVGLPPALAIAWMAGLLVQFAGARGVTDLSMRNCIRASDVVWDDVDLAVVYDNPPFDGLWWQPVSDVKLRTVCSPLLFPRLEGPLRERKLRDVTLLHEDDGREWTRWSAASRISLEGSRSVRVQSVAIAVASALQGQGIALVSDVLTRSYLYEGRLIQPFPTAIPASAGYYLLCPTEKAEEPLIQAFANQIAAHLRGERSGDKQAQ is encoded by the coding sequence GTGAAGGCGTTGCATTTCCTGCCCTATATCCGGGCGTTCGAGGCGGTCGCGCGCATCGGTTCCGTGCGCCAGGCGGCGGATGAGCTCGGCTTGAGTCCCGGCGCCGTGTCGCTGCAGCTGCGCCGGCTCTCGGAGACGACCGGCCTGACGCTGCTTGAAAAATCCGGCCGCAACATCAAGCTCACGGCCGCCGGCCGCGAGTTCGCGCAGACGGTTTCCCACGCGATCGGCAACCTTGCCGCCGCCGTGGAGGACGGCACCGACCGACGGCTCGAAAGCCACCAGCGCAAGCTGACGGTCGGCCTGCCCCCGGCGCTCGCGATTGCCTGGATGGCCGGCCTCCTCGTACAGTTCGCGGGTGCGCGCGGCGTCACCGATCTTTCGATGCGCAATTGCATCCGCGCCAGCGACGTCGTCTGGGACGATGTCGATCTCGCCGTCGTCTACGACAATCCGCCCTTCGACGGCCTGTGGTGGCAGCCAGTCAGCGACGTGAAGCTCAGGACGGTCTGCTCGCCGCTCCTCTTCCCCCGGCTTGAAGGCCCGCTGCGCGAGCGGAAGCTGCGCGACGTCACGCTGCTGCATGAGGATGACGGCCGGGAATGGACGCGCTGGTCGGCCGCATCGCGCATTTCGCTCGAAGGCAGCCGGAGCGTGCGGGTGCAATCGGTCGCGATCGCCGTCGCCTCGGCGCTACAGGGCCAGGGCATCGCGCTCGTCTCAGACGTGCTGACACGCTCCTATCTCTACGAAGGACGCCTGATCCAGCCCTTCCCGACGGCGATACCGGCCTCGGCCGGCTACTATCTGCTCTGCCCGACGGAAAAGGCGGAGGAGCCGCTGATCCAGGCCTTCGCCAACCAGATCGCCGCGCACCTGCGTGGCGAGCGGTCCGGCGACAAGCAGGCTCAGTAG
- a CDS encoding alpha/beta hydrolase: protein MDHLQQTPLSRLPMPRFLSTLLASFSTTGLIVGVFFFAMSLTPSLIPRPYVVQAVISGLSLSAGYAIGVLLRWLWSLLDLPEIRGRTGLTVKVLAALGCTAVALAFLWRTAYWQNTVRQIMGLDPVESAEPFKLGLIAALVFVAIVLIARLFRLTFRFLTRRFEHVLTRPLAKVAAVVAAVALFWSAVDGVIFRFALHAADSSFQRLDALIDPDVAPPTDPLKTGSSASLMTWDELGRQGRQFIASGPTAKDIGGFFGGEAQEPLRVYAGLNSAETAKERAKLALEELKRVGGFERSNLLIVVPTGTGWIDPPGLDSLEYLLKGDVASVAVQYSYLTSWLSLLVEPEYGAETADALFDAVYGYWTTLPKDRRPKLYLYGLSLGSMNSQGSVDPFDIISDPFQGALWVGSPFPTKTWLQITRNRNPGSPEWRPLYRDGSVIRFTNQENALNIPGATWGNVRIVYLQYASDPITFFDPYSFYREPDWMKAPRGADVSPALRWFPVVTMFQLLADMALATTSPIGYGHVYAPEHYIDAWMQVMAPADVSEADAERLKALLKGRY from the coding sequence ATGGACCATCTTCAACAGACGCCGCTGTCGAGGTTGCCGATGCCGCGTTTTCTCTCGACGCTGCTGGCATCGTTCTCGACCACGGGGCTCATCGTCGGCGTCTTCTTCTTTGCCATGTCGCTGACGCCGAGCCTCATCCCGCGGCCCTATGTGGTGCAGGCGGTGATTTCGGGCCTGTCGCTTTCCGCCGGCTATGCGATCGGCGTACTGTTGCGCTGGCTGTGGTCCTTGCTCGACCTGCCGGAGATCCGCGGCCGCACAGGCCTTACGGTGAAGGTGCTAGCGGCGCTCGGCTGCACCGCGGTTGCGCTCGCCTTCCTCTGGCGCACCGCCTACTGGCAGAACACGGTGCGGCAGATCATGGGGCTCGACCCGGTCGAAAGTGCTGAGCCGTTCAAGCTCGGGCTGATCGCGGCACTCGTGTTTGTCGCCATCGTGCTCATCGCGCGCCTGTTCCGCTTGACCTTCCGGTTTCTGACCCGCCGCTTCGAGCATGTGTTGACCCGGCCGCTGGCAAAGGTCGCAGCCGTCGTTGCCGCCGTCGCGCTGTTCTGGTCCGCCGTTGACGGCGTCATCTTCCGCTTCGCGCTGCATGCGGCCGACAGCTCGTTCCAGCGGTTGGACGCGCTGATCGATCCGGATGTCGCGCCGCCGACCGATCCGTTGAAGACCGGCAGCAGCGCGTCGCTGATGACGTGGGACGAACTCGGCCGCCAGGGCCGCCAGTTCATCGCTTCCGGTCCGACGGCGAAGGACATCGGCGGCTTCTTCGGCGGAGAGGCACAAGAGCCATTGCGCGTCTACGCCGGTCTCAACTCGGCCGAGACCGCCAAGGAGCGGGCGAAGCTCGCGCTGGAGGAATTGAAGCGCGTCGGTGGTTTCGAGCGATCGAACCTTCTGATCGTGGTGCCGACCGGCACCGGCTGGATCGACCCGCCGGGCCTCGATTCGCTCGAATATCTGCTGAAGGGCGATGTCGCCAGCGTCGCGGTGCAGTATTCCTATCTCACGAGCTGGCTGTCGCTGCTGGTCGAGCCGGAATATGGCGCGGAGACTGCCGATGCGCTCTTCGATGCGGTCTATGGCTACTGGACGACGTTGCCGAAGGACAGAAGGCCGAAGCTCTATCTCTATGGCCTCAGCCTCGGCTCGATGAACTCGCAAGGCTCGGTCGATCCCTTCGATATCATCAGCGATCCGTTCCAGGGCGCGCTCTGGGTCGGCTCGCCGTTCCCGACCAAGACCTGGCTGCAGATCACCCGAAACCGCAATCCGGGCTCGCCGGAATGGCGGCCGCTTTATCGCGACGGCTCGGTGATCCGTTTCACCAATCAGGAGAATGCGCTGAACATCCCGGGCGCGACCTGGGGCAATGTCCGCATCGTCTATCTGCAATATGCCAGTGATCCGATCACCTTCTTCGATCCATACTCCTTCTACCGCGAGCCCGACTGGATGAAGGCGCCGCGCGGTGCCGACGTCTCTCCTGCGCTCAGATGGTTCCCCGTCGTCACCATGTTTCAGTTGCTTGCCGACATGGCGCTCGCGACGACCTCGCCGATCGGCTACGGCCATGTCTATGCGCCGGAGCACTATATCGACGCGTGGATGCAGGTGATGGCACCGGCTGATGTCAGCGAGGCGGACGCCGAGCGGCTGAAGGCGCTGCTCAAGGGTCGCTACTGA